The window AATTGGGGGCAGGTGGACAATGGCTTTTCGTCTCATTCTCGTCCCGACATCAAGTCGGGACTCCGGGGCAAGCAATCCCGGTGAAGCATAACGATTTGCCTGGAAACCGCTCAAAGCCATTATTCACCTGCCCTTTTCATGGATTGATATAATCTCTACCGGCAATTCAGGGTCCTCAGACCGTGTCAGGCTTGTCAGCCCCGGAATGAATTCAGGACAGGATGATATTATATGCGTTTTCAGGATAGTGACTCAGCCTGCCTGTGAAGGGAAGCGATTGCAAGGGTGAAGGTGTTTTAGTTATATTAATAAGATGTCTTGGTTGTATTGATCGGAGTCTGTTTATAAACCAAACTACAGTGTCACTCCTTAAGTGAATCCAGGGCAGGCTCTGAACCCTGTGCTGAACTTGTTCCGGTATCGTTTCAGGCTTGGCAAGGCGAATAGACTGCGTCTCAGAACCATCGATATGCAGATATCCCGAACGCATTCGGGAGTCGGGAATCCTTCTTAAAGAACGATTCCGGACAAGCCGGAATGACGGAAAAACGACAAGTGTTCGATTTTATAGACAGACTCAGATTAAATAGAGTCTGTGTATAAACTGCCATTTTTTATTTTTGTCATACCCGAAGTCTGTAGTCGGGTATCCAGAACTTATTGAAAAGGATAGATTCCGGCCCCCGCTTACTACATGCGGGGACAAGCTTAAGGACTGCCGGAATGACAGATAGAGAGACTGACTTTATACACAGACTCTAATTACCCAAATCCATCTGTAATCCTTGACCGATTATGTCCACCCGTTTATCGCTGGATTCCGGAGTAGACCTTCTGACAGGAGTAATCAATTGAAGGATTTTATTATTATCAAAGGCGCCCGGGAACACAACCTCAAGAATCTTGATCTGAGGATTCCAAGGAACAGCGCCGTCGTGATAACAGGGCCATCCGGTTCGGGGAAGTCCTCCCTTGCCATAGATACAATTTACGCTGAGGGACAGAGGAGGTATGTAAAGAGTCTCTCTTCCTATGCAAGACAGTTTATACAGGAGCTGCGGAAGCCCGAGCTGGATTATATAGAGGGGCTTTCGCCGTCGGTTGCAATACAGCAGAAGACCGTATCGCGTTCACCCCGCTCCACCCTCGGTACCATCACGGAGATCTACGATTACATGAGGGTCCTCTACACGAGGGTCGGCAGGCCCTTCTGTTATAAGTGCGGCAGCCCCATCACAGTCCAGGATACCGACCACATACTCCTTTCCGTACTTGACCTTCCGGAGGGTACGAGGCTGCAGATCCTTGCCCCTTTGGTGAGGGAGCGGAAGGGGGAGTACAGGAAGGAATTGCAGCAGATGAGAAGAGAGGGGTTTATAAGGGCGCGGATCGATGGTGAGATGGTGGAATTGACGGAAGACCTGAAGCTCAGGAGACACAGTAGACACACCATAGAGATAGTGATTGACCGGCTGATTGTCAAGCCGGCAGTGGAGAAACAATTGAGACTGGCGCTTGAGGCCGCACTTGTCTATGCGGATACCGTTGTCATCAACCTCATAGACAGCGGAGAGGATATCCTCTTCAGCAAGACCCTCTCATGCCTCAAGTGCGGCGTGAGCTACCAGGAGATAACCCCCATGTTCTTTTCCTTCAACAGCAGGCTCGGTGCATGTCCCTCCTGCAGGGGGCTTGGATATGAGGGGATAACGGAAGAGGCGGAGGATACCGAGGGAATGAGGCCCTGCAGCGCCTGTAACGGGCTCAGGCTGAACAGGGAGGCGCTGAGCGTAACGATGGGGGGGCTGAATATAGGCGAGTTCTCCTCTCTCTCCTTAAGGGGGGCCTCTGATTTCATTAACGGGCTGCGGCTCTCTGAGAGGGAGCATGAAATAGCCGGACGTGTCCTTAAGGAGGTGGGAAGCCGTCTCGGTTTCCTCATCAAGGTCGGTCTTGGGTATCTCACACTCGACAGGCCGGCATCCACCCTCTCGGGCGGTGAGGCCCAGAGGGTGAGACTTGCTACGCAGTTGGGTGCATCCCTCACGGGTGTGCTCTATGTCCTCGATGAGCCGAGTATCGGACTCCATCCGAGGGATTGCAGAAGACTCCTCGATACACTGACCGCCATAAAGGATGCCGAGAATACGGTTATCATTGTTGAGCACGATGAGGAGACCATAAGGTGGGCGGACCATGTCGTTGACCTCGGTCCGGGTGGCGGCAGGGCAGGGGGCTGGGTGGTTGCAGAGGGCACGCCCGGGGAGATTCAGCACAACAGGAGGTCACTTACAGGGGAGTATCTCTCAAAGCGGAGGTCCATCCCGGTGCCGGCCAGTAGGAGAAAGGCCGGTAGTTTCCTGAGGGTTTCCGGGATATCGGAGCACAACCTGAAGAACATTACCGTTGATATTCCCCTTGGGATTTTCACCTGTGTTACAGGTGTTTCAGGGTCGGGGAAAAGCAGTCTCGTTATGGATGTGCTTTACAGGGCGCTGCTTGGGGCTGTTCACGGTCTTGATGTCAGCCCCGGCAGGTACAGGCAGTTGAGCGGGGTTGAGAAGGTCACCCGTGTTATATCCGTTGAACAGAAACCCCTGGGGAAGACGCCGAGGTCAAATCCTGCAACATATACGGGTGTGTTCAACCATATAAGGGATCTCTTCTCCCGTGTCAGGGAGGCAAGGATCAGGGGTTATACGCCGGGCAGGTTCAGTTTCAACCTCCGGGGCGGCAGGTGTGAGACCTGTAGGGGTGAAGGGTGCAGGAAGGTGGAGATGCATTTTCTTCCGGACGTCTATGTGCCCTGTGATGATTGCGGCGGTAAACGCTATAACAGGGAAACGCTCCAGGTAAGATACAGGGACAGGAGTATTGCAGACGTCCTTGAGATGACCCTATCAGAGGCATACGACTTCTTTTCCGGTATTCCCGCCATCAGGGGGAGGCTCCAGATCCTGATGGATGTCGGGCTCGGGTATGTGAGGCTCGGTCAGTCTGCAACGACCCTCTCGGGCGGCGAGGCCCAGAGGGTGAGGCTTGCAAAGGAACTGGGAAGGCAGTCCGGAGGCAATACCCTCTATATACTTGATGAGCCGACTACGGGGCTTCACTTTGTGGATATTGAAAGGCTCCTTCACGTCATTTATGAGCTTGTGAAGAGAGACAATACGGTTGTTGTTATAGAACACAACCTCGATGTGATAAAGTCCGCCGATTACATCATCGATCTCGGTCCCGAGGGTGGTGATGAAGGGGGTTATGTGGTTGCTGCGGGGACGCCGGAAGAGGTGGCGGCAGAGGATGGCTCATATACCGGGAGTTTCCTCAGGGAGAGACTTAACGGGTCGGCGGCGGGAATTGAGCCGGGGCAGGGGGAACAGGTTTGAGGATAAGGCGGGCAGGGTTTGTGTTGTACAGGTCAGGTGGGTGACGGAGGTTTCAGGGATGAACCATATGAAGTCGGTGAGGTCGTGGATTTTCAGTCTGTTTCTCCTCTCTGTGCTTGTTTCCTGCCGATTGGGGGGGGACAAGGTTTACAGAGAATCGGATTTCCTTCTGGATACCGTGGTGACGGTAAGTGTGGTTTCCGGTTCTGCCGAGCGGGCAGGGCAGGCAATAGAGAAGGTCTTCAGAGAGCTGAAGAGACTGGGAGGGCTGCTGAACTTTTACTCGTCAAAGAGCGAGATAAGGGAAATAAACGAAAATGCAGGTGTAAAACCCGTAAGGGTTTCCGGGGATACACTCAGGGTGATTCAGAGGTCTATAGAGGCGGCTGAAGAGACGAACGGGGCCTTTGATATAACAGTGGGTGTCATTACCCATCTCTATGATTTCCATAAAAAGATCCACCCTTCAGCTGATGCCGTCAGGGCGGGGCTTGCCCTTGTCGATTACAGGGATATCGAGGTAGATCCCGGCAGGATGACGGTATTTCTCAGAAAGAAGGGTATGATGATCGACCCCGGGGGTATTACGAAGGGTTATGCGGCGGACAGGGCGGTATCCATATTAAAAAAGGAGGGAATCAGTGCCGCCCTTGTTGCTGTGGCCGGTGATATCAGGGGGTATGGTCTGAAACCTGACGGAAAACCCTGGAGGGTGGGAATCAGGAACCCCCGGGGTGCAGGGGACGATATCTTTGCAGTAGTGGAACTCAGGGACCAGGCGATCTCAACCTCGGGGGACTATGAGAGGTTTTTTATCGAAGGGGGGGTGCGCTATCACCACCTTATAGACCCGAAGACGGGCTATCCTGCAAGGGGTGTGATCAGTACGACCGTCATTGCCCCCCTTGCGGTGAAAACGGATTCCCTTGCCACGGCAGTCTTTATCTCAGGGGTTGCGAGGGGAATGAAAATTATCGAGGGGCTCGGTTATAATGCAATAATGATCGATTCCGGGGGTGTAAGGCACCTGACCGAAGGCATAAGGGGCAGAGTTGAGTTTATTAAAAAAGACAATTAAGGAGACCTCTCCCCTTGACTGGATTCTCCTTGTATTCCTTCTCTTTTTCTCCCTCACGGGTTTTATCTTTGTCGGCAGGCTCATGCCCGCCGGGGAGACGGTCATTGTGGAGGTAAACGGTAAGATCGTTTACAAACTTGCCCTCTCCGAGGACCGTATCGTTGATGTGAAAGGCCCCATAGGTATTACAAAGGTTGAGGTGAAGGACGGAAGGGTGCGGGTGCTGTATTCCCCGTGTCCCGAGAAGATAGGCATGAAACAGGGCTGGATAAGGCGTGGCGTCATTATATGTGTCCCTAACAGGGTGGTTGTGAGCATAAAGGGCGGAAAGGTAAGGGGGGTAGATGCAATCACAGGATAGACTCAGGGTGGCCCTTCTTGTGGCGGTGGCGATTGCGCTCCATGGTTTTGAAAGGACCATCCCCACCCCCATACCCTGGTTGAGGTTCGGTTTTGCAAACATCATAACCCTCACCGCGGTCGTCTTTTACGGCCTCAGGGTGGCCCTGATGATAACGCTCATACGTGTCTTTGTCGTATCCCTCTTTGTGGGGACCTTTCTTGGCCCGGGGTTCATACTCAGCCTCGGTGGCGGGCTTGCAAGTACCCTTGCCATGGGTGGGGTATTTTACCTCCTGGGAGGTCTCTTCAGCCCCCTCGGGCTGAGTCTCATCGGGGCCTTTGCACATAACCTCGCACAGCTCGCCCTGGCCTATCTCCTCTTTGTCAGGAAGATAGATGCAATACTGTATCTGTCGCCGGTTATTTTAGTGTTCGGTGTTCTTGCCGGGACGGTCAACGGTCTTGCGAGCGGGATGCTGATTATCAGCCTCAGGGAAGAGGGGCTCAGGGTGGGGCGGAAGGCGATGGGCAAGGAGCACGGGGCGGTGAACCGCAGGGGGTGATTAAGATGCTGTTTTCACCCCCCCTCCCATCAAGGGAGGAGAGACTTTAAGATACCCCGCCGTCTCTGCGGCGGGGAGGTTCATTTTCAGGGATGACAATTATGACACAGCCTGCAAGTTCGGAATGGCAAGCATCCATGGTGGACATACTACAATAAAATTCTTATAATATCAAGAGGCTATCACACCTTGCCGGATACCTGTGAAAATGCAGGCTCTTTCGTGTTTTAGTTGAAGGGAGGATTGAAATTCAACTTAACATTAACCACAACGCACAATGTCATTCCGGCTTGTCCGGAATCTATTCTTTTCAATAAGTTCTGGATGCCCGATTACAGACTTCGGGCATGACAAAAATAAAAAACGGCAATTTATACACAGACTCTAATTAATCAAAATTTCCTTCTCAAAGAACGATTCCGGACAAGCCGGAATGACAGGACGGATCAAGTGCTTTTAACTTTTTTACCAATGGACCGAATATATATTCATGTAATGGGGTGGATGATTTATGAGGATGCGCTGTCCTGTCTGTAAGGAACTGACCACATGGGAGGAAAATCCCTGGAGGCCCTTCTGCTCGGAACGCTGCAAGATGAAGGACCTTGGTAAATGGGCCTCTGAGGAATACCGGATTGCAGACGAAAAGGAGGAGGCGGATGGATATCCTTCAGAGGATCGCAGAGGAGAGGATTAGGGAGGCAATACAGCGGGGGGAGTTCGAGGACCTTCCCAACAGCGGAAGGCCCCTATCTCTTGATGACGACCATTTTGTCCCCGATGATCTCAGGGTGGCTTACCGGGTCCTGAAGAATGCCGGCTATATACCGCCGGAGCTGGAGTTGAGAAAGGAGATCTCATCCCTGAGGGAACTGATAGATACCCTCGATGATGACGGGGAGAGGCTGAGGAGGATCCGGGAACTGGATTTCAAGATCCTTAAGCTGAACATGATGAGAAAGCGGCCGTTTTCCCTTAGTGCGGTGCCTGAGTATGAAGACGCCATTGCCAGGCGCTTTGTCGGATAGACCATGCAGTTACAATGCACCCTGCCGAAAGCCGCGACCTTTGGTCGGAGGGCTTGACTCAAAAAATGAGGATATTCTTGGATAGTGTCTGTGTATAAACCACGGTTGTTTGTCATTCCCGCAATCCCGAACTCATTCGGGACGGGAATCCTTCTCGAACAACGATTCCGGATAAGCCGGAAGGACGGAAAAAACACAACTGTTCGACTTTATACACAGACTTTAAATAAGAAGGTGGGTTATGAGTTTACCTGCTTGTAAAGGACCATGTATTCCTTTTCGAGGTCTTCCTTCTCTTTCCTTATCTCCCGGATTTCATTATCCTTATCTTTGAGTTCCTTTATCAGGCACTCCATCTCTTCAATGTCCTTCGGCGTCTTCTTTAAGGAGAGCATATCGAGGATATCATGCTCGATGTTGCCGAATCCTTCCTCGTAGCTTATCAGCCTTCCCTGCAGTTTCTTGTTCTCGTTCTCCAGGGTCTCAACGCAGATCTCGAGTTCCCTGTTGATCTCCTCCAGTTCCTTGAGGAGTTCCTCTGCCGGGCTGCCCTTGTCCCCGCTCCCAAGGGTTTCACGCAGCCTCTCTTTCAGCTCCGCGTTTCTCTCCCTGAGGAGGTCGAACCTCTTCTTCAGCTGCACAAGCATCTCCTGTGAACTCATGAGGTCAGCCATGCGGCGCTTCTGTTTTATGAGTATGGACCTGAGCCGGTCTATTGCACTCTCACGTTCGGCCAGGCCCTTTTCTACCTCTTTTATGATCCGGTCCCTTTTTTCAAGGAGTTCCTTTACCCAGAGGAGGCTCCTGTTTGCCGTCTCCCTGAATCCCCTGGTGATGAAGCCGGAAAGCCCCCGGAAGCCCGTTTTGGAGGATTTTATTGCGTCCTTCAGGAACTGGAGATGGAGTTCACAGGACCTCTTTTCGAGGAGGAGGTCGATATCTTCCCCGGA is drawn from bacterium BMS3Abin08 and contains these coding sequences:
- the uvrA_1 gene encoding UvrABC system protein A: MKDFIIIKGAREHNLKNLDLRIPRNSAVVITGPSGSGKSSLAIDTIYAEGQRRYVKSLSSYARQFIQELRKPELDYIEGLSPSVAIQQKTVSRSPRSTLGTITEIYDYMRVLYTRVGRPFCYKCGSPITVQDTDHILLSVLDLPEGTRLQILAPLVRERKGEYRKELQQMRREGFIRARIDGEMVELTEDLKLRRHSRHTIEIVIDRLIVKPAVEKQLRLALEAALVYADTVVINLIDSGEDILFSKTLSCLKCGVSYQEITPMFFSFNSRLGACPSCRGLGYEGITEEAEDTEGMRPCSACNGLRLNREALSVTMGGLNIGEFSSLSLRGASDFINGLRLSEREHEIAGRVLKEVGSRLGFLIKVGLGYLTLDRPASTLSGGEAQRVRLATQLGASLTGVLYVLDEPSIGLHPRDCRRLLDTLTAIKDAENTVIIVEHDEETIRWADHVVDLGPGGGRAGGWVVAEGTPGEIQHNRRSLTGEYLSKRRSIPVPASRRKAGSFLRVSGISEHNLKNITVDIPLGIFTCVTGVSGSGKSSLVMDVLYRALLGAVHGLDVSPGRYRQLSGVEKVTRVISVEQKPLGKTPRSNPATYTGVFNHIRDLFSRVREARIRGYTPGRFSFNLRGGRCETCRGEGCRKVEMHFLPDVYVPCDDCGGKRYNRETLQVRYRDRSIADVLEMTLSEAYDFFSGIPAIRGRLQILMDVGLGYVRLGQSATTLSGGEAQRVRLAKELGRQSGGNTLYILDEPTTGLHFVDIERLLHVIYELVKRDNTVVVIEHNLDVIKSADYIIDLGPEGGDEGGYVVAAGTPEEVAAEDGSYTGSFLRERLNGSAAGIEPGQGEQV
- the apbE gene encoding thiamine biosynthesis lipoprotein ApbE precursor; protein product: MNHMKSVRSWIFSLFLLSVLVSCRLGGDKVYRESDFLLDTVVTVSVVSGSAERAGQAIEKVFRELKRLGGLLNFYSSKSEIREINENAGVKPVRVSGDTLRVIQRSIEAAEETNGAFDITVGVITHLYDFHKKIHPSADAVRAGLALVDYRDIEVDPGRMTVFLRKKGMMIDPGGITKGYAADRAVSILKKEGISAALVAVAGDIRGYGLKPDGKPWRVGIRNPRGAGDDIFAVVELRDQAISTSGDYERFFIEGGVRYHHLIDPKTGYPARGVISTTVIAPLAVKTDSLATAVFISGVARGMKIIEGLGYNAIMIDSGGVRHLTEGIRGRVEFIKKDN
- a CDS encoding heptaprenyl diphosphate synthase component I; translation: MQSQDRLRVALLVAVAIALHGFERTIPTPIPWLRFGFANIITLTAVVFYGLRVALMITLIRVFVVSLFVGTFLGPGFILSLGGGLASTLAMGGVFYLLGGLFSPLGLSLIGAFAHNLAQLALAYLLFVRKIDAILYLSPVILVFGVLAGTVNGLASGMLIISLREEGLRVGRKAMGKEHGAVNRRG
- the yacG gene encoding DNA gyrase inhibitor YacG; this translates as MRMRCPVCKELTTWEENPWRPFCSERCKMKDLGKWASEEYRIADEKEEADGYPSEDRRGED